One segment of Vibrio gazogenes DNA contains the following:
- the tusA gene encoding sulfurtransferase TusA, translating to MTIDKSLADYTLEAEGLRCPEPVMMVRKTIRSMKDGEKLLVIADDPSTTRDIPSFCRFMDHQLLEAQIEQEPYQFLIQKGLESS from the coding sequence ATGACCATTGATAAATCATTAGCCGACTACACATTAGAGGCAGAAGGATTACGGTGTCCCGAACCTGTCATGATGGTCAGAAAGACCATTCGTTCGATGAAAGACGGAGAGAAGTTACTGGTCATTGCCGATGACCCCTCGACAACCCGCGATATTCCCAGCTTCTGTCGGTTTATGGATCATCAGTTGTTAGAAGCTCAAATCGAGCAAGAACCGTATCAGTTTTTGATTCAGAAAGGACTTGAGTCGAGTTGA